A section of the Kribbella voronezhensis genome encodes:
- a CDS encoding SNF2-related protein has protein sequence MLQAPFRSGADIEDYQLEPVARSVEAPQMNVLLADDFGLGKTIEAGLVALELLLRHRARRVMIVCPAGLTHKWHDEMSEKCGLDFTIVDSDRCAEVRRTHGSAANPFQIYPLTIVSLPWLRGQKAERLLREVVPAEGPTYPRTFDLLIVDEAHHVAPALPKLRYADDPQQTELIRWLGLHFTHSLFLSATPHNGYQESFTALLEILDDQSFARAVEPDRSAVKEAVVRRLKRDIVNADGTPLFVEPVAKVIPVSYPQSERQIHSLLTEFAGSRRNRVATKGGHKATDLVTLLLKKRTFSSPAAVAHTVGVYIETLSAKRGTRRTAAQDEVLDWLEDFFEDKGGKRRPKTVSDDEVLF, from the coding sequence TTGCTGCAGGCGCCGTTCCGGTCAGGCGCGGACATCGAGGACTACCAGCTCGAGCCAGTCGCTCGCTCGGTCGAAGCGCCTCAGATGAACGTGCTCTTGGCCGACGACTTCGGCCTCGGCAAGACCATTGAAGCCGGACTTGTCGCGTTGGAGCTCCTGCTTCGTCACCGCGCTCGCCGAGTGATGATCGTGTGTCCGGCCGGCTTGACGCACAAGTGGCACGACGAGATGTCGGAGAAGTGCGGCCTCGATTTCACGATCGTGGACTCTGATCGATGCGCCGAAGTTCGCCGCACTCACGGAAGCGCAGCGAATCCGTTCCAGATCTACCCGTTGACCATCGTCAGCCTGCCGTGGCTCCGCGGACAGAAAGCCGAGCGCCTGCTCAGAGAGGTTGTGCCGGCCGAAGGACCGACGTACCCGCGCACCTTCGATCTTCTGATCGTGGACGAGGCTCATCACGTCGCCCCCGCGCTTCCCAAGCTGCGATACGCCGACGACCCCCAACAGACCGAGCTGATTCGCTGGCTTGGACTTCACTTCACCCACAGCCTGTTCCTGTCGGCAACGCCGCACAACGGATACCAGGAGTCGTTCACCGCGCTTCTCGAGATTCTCGACGATCAGAGCTTCGCTCGCGCCGTCGAACCTGACCGCAGTGCTGTGAAGGAGGCTGTCGTACGGCGGTTGAAGCGGGATATCGTCAACGCGGACGGCACCCCTCTATTCGTCGAGCCCGTCGCCAAAGTGATCCCGGTGAGCTATCCCCAGAGCGAGCGACAGATCCATTCGCTGCTGACCGAGTTCGCCGGCAGCCGGCGGAACCGTGTGGCCACAAAGGGCGGTCACAAGGCGACCGACCTCGTCACGTTGCTACTCAAGAAGCGAACGTTCTCGAGTCCTGCAGCCGTGGCTCACACAGTCGGCGTCTACATCGAGACCCTGAGCGCGAAGCGTGGCACCCGGCGTACGGCAGCCCAAGATGAGGTTTTGGACTGGTTGGAAGACTTCTTCGAAGACAAGGGTGGCAAGCGCAGACCCAAGACGGTTTCGGATGACGAGGTGTTGTTTTGA
- the drmC gene encoding DISARM system phospholipase D-like protein DrmC, with amino-acid sequence MGEGELAPRGDVSDRVALIGLAFAERWGSNRLLGVLDRIAAGMSRDILLATAHSGEYADSVGALDAAIESSGRPQNESLALLRGVAAGYIRGSNSVRVDLVWSGPSSHRVPVRSTAQVLTDVVAAAQSDVLLMTYSAREYRPLLAALRGACVRGVTVTVVVETLQGAGGAIVGMEPATAFLGVPGVELWHWPASERTESGAKMHAKLAVADRRILFVSSANLTQAGVAKNVEAGLLVTGGTAPQRAVEHVAQLQASGTLRRLQVGEPGMAVG; translated from the coding sequence GTGGGTGAGGGGGAGTTGGCGCCACGAGGTGACGTCTCCGACCGGGTCGCATTGATCGGTTTGGCGTTCGCCGAGAGGTGGGGGTCGAATCGGCTGCTAGGGGTCCTGGATCGGATCGCGGCCGGTATGTCGCGCGACATCCTCCTGGCTACAGCCCACAGCGGAGAGTACGCCGACTCAGTGGGCGCATTGGATGCCGCGATCGAATCGTCCGGAAGACCGCAGAACGAGTCTCTCGCACTGCTCCGCGGCGTCGCCGCCGGCTACATCCGAGGGTCGAACAGCGTACGGGTGGACCTCGTGTGGAGTGGCCCAAGCAGCCACCGCGTGCCTGTGCGTTCGACTGCGCAGGTACTTACAGATGTCGTGGCTGCTGCCCAGAGCGACGTTCTCTTGATGACCTACTCCGCGAGGGAGTATCGGCCGCTGCTCGCTGCATTACGGGGAGCGTGTGTACGCGGCGTAACTGTGACTGTTGTGGTGGAGACCTTGCAGGGCGCAGGTGGCGCGATCGTCGGCATGGAGCCTGCTACAGCCTTCCTCGGCGTTCCTGGTGTCGAGTTATGGCATTGGCCGGCCAGCGAGAGAACGGAGTCGGGTGCCAAGATGCACGCCAAACTCGCTGTGGCGGATCGGCGGATCCTTTTCGTATCGAGCGCGAATCTCACCCAGGCCGGGGTGGCGAAAAATGTCGAGGCCGGCCTCCTCGTTACTGGTGGTACGGCCCCACAGCGTGCGGTCGAACATGTCGCTCAGCTGCAGGCATCGGGGACTCTCCGTCGCCTTCAGGTTGGTGAGCCGGGAATGGCGGTCGGCTGA
- a CDS encoding N-6 DNA methylase — MDIARVAGVGRAAVSNWRRRHSDFPQPVGGTTSSPLFSLNQVESWLDEHGKSFRLSEADRFWQRVRTSVDDIRLGEFVGHIGACLVLAKRQPEVWRRSSVGPAKKVAAALESAIARSPDLPRTDLDTFPDSWVALFKEAAELASTVGPSTTYERLCERYQETRARRGVATGPEVVDLIARIASTAICPGGSVMDPSCGIGTLLKALRGAGGTRSLGQSADEFAARICASRLLLDCDQQVQVAAADAVKVDAFKGELVDVVACEPAVDRAWGYDELIADSRWELGLPPRSEPELAWLQHCLAHLRPGGLGAVVLPAAVASRRAGRRIRGNLLRAGLLRAIIALPLSGPGVVGPRDLWILIKADGGETPQSVLMVDGSHESIDVPATWQAFLSDQVLGDGARAVRVIDLLDDEIDLSPTRQLALSKPSDGSEYVEAEAAWCKIIDALGDALPRLSQRGPAEQLTMTTIGELSKAGVIAIHQPPIRMETRAGDEPVLTAKDVRHGQPASQNAAPSPGAVELLRGDVVAPLLRAGQVRVISEGGTLLGSNLVMLRPDAERMDPEFLAGCLRAAEHEAPARPSGVSGRFDTRKVRVPRLAIDEQRRLGTAFKELATLESRLAELQEVSTKLMQTARLGLIQGVIEAGRAT, encoded by the coding sequence TTGGACATCGCCCGAGTGGCCGGTGTCGGTCGTGCCGCAGTGAGCAACTGGCGGCGCAGACACTCGGATTTCCCTCAGCCTGTCGGCGGCACGACGAGCAGCCCGCTGTTCTCGCTCAACCAGGTCGAGAGCTGGTTGGACGAGCACGGCAAGTCATTTCGGCTCTCGGAGGCCGATCGCTTCTGGCAACGAGTTCGTACTTCGGTGGACGACATTCGGCTCGGCGAGTTCGTAGGTCACATCGGCGCGTGTCTCGTCTTGGCGAAGCGACAACCCGAGGTGTGGAGGCGCTCGTCCGTTGGGCCGGCCAAGAAAGTGGCAGCCGCGCTGGAGAGCGCAATTGCTCGGAGCCCCGACCTCCCGAGGACTGATCTGGATACCTTTCCGGACAGTTGGGTGGCTCTCTTCAAGGAAGCGGCCGAGCTTGCGTCGACAGTTGGCCCTTCGACTACCTACGAGCGCCTATGCGAGCGATACCAGGAAACCCGAGCTCGTCGGGGCGTGGCTACCGGCCCGGAAGTCGTCGACTTGATCGCGAGGATCGCCTCGACTGCGATCTGCCCTGGTGGATCGGTCATGGACCCCTCCTGCGGCATCGGCACGTTACTGAAGGCACTCCGGGGAGCAGGTGGTACTCGCTCACTGGGCCAGAGTGCGGATGAATTCGCGGCCCGTATCTGTGCAAGCAGGCTCCTTCTTGATTGTGATCAGCAAGTCCAGGTGGCGGCAGCCGACGCCGTCAAGGTGGATGCATTCAAGGGGGAGCTGGTTGACGTCGTTGCATGTGAGCCGGCTGTCGATCGGGCCTGGGGATACGACGAGCTGATCGCCGACTCGAGGTGGGAATTGGGTCTGCCGCCGCGCTCCGAGCCAGAGCTAGCTTGGTTGCAGCACTGCCTCGCCCATCTCCGTCCGGGTGGTCTAGGTGCCGTCGTACTGCCGGCGGCGGTGGCAAGTCGTCGAGCTGGGCGTCGAATCAGGGGAAACCTGCTCAGAGCCGGACTGTTGCGGGCAATCATCGCGCTACCCCTGTCTGGCCCGGGCGTTGTCGGCCCAAGGGATCTCTGGATATTGATCAAGGCTGATGGCGGAGAGACCCCGCAGAGCGTGCTGATGGTTGACGGATCGCACGAGTCAATCGACGTGCCGGCGACGTGGCAGGCATTCTTGTCTGATCAGGTGCTCGGTGACGGTGCTCGCGCCGTACGAGTGATCGACCTGTTGGACGATGAGATCGACCTCAGCCCGACGCGTCAGCTCGCATTGTCCAAGCCGTCCGATGGCAGTGAGTACGTCGAGGCCGAGGCTGCCTGGTGCAAGATCATCGACGCGCTTGGCGATGCCCTGCCACGGCTGTCTCAGCGAGGGCCTGCCGAGCAGCTCACGATGACCACGATCGGTGAGTTGTCGAAGGCCGGCGTGATTGCAATCCACCAGCCGCCGATCAGGATGGAGACCCGCGCAGGCGACGAACCGGTGTTGACCGCCAAAGATGTCAGGCATGGTCAACCTGCGTCGCAGAACGCGGCACCCTCACCGGGTGCGGTCGAGCTCTTACGGGGTGACGTCGTTGCGCCGCTACTTCGGGCTGGTCAGGTGCGAGTGATTAGCGAAGGTGGCACGTTGCTCGGATCAAATCTGGTCATGCTCCGTCCGGATGCCGAGCGGATGGATCCGGAGTTTCTGGCCGGCTGCCTGCGGGCGGCTGAGCACGAGGCACCGGCCCGACCATCGGGTGTCTCGGGACGATTCGATACCCGGAAAGTCCGGGTGCCCCGCCTGGCCATCGACGAGCAGCGTCGGTTGGGCACAGCGTTCAAGGAGCTGGCGACACTTGAATCGCGTTTGGCAGAGCTTCAGGAAGTGAGCACCAAGCTCATGCAGACTGCGAGGCTCGGTCTCATTCAGGGCGTCATCGAGGCAGGCAGGGCGACGTGA
- a CDS encoding aldo/keto reductase, with protein sequence MEFTHLGRTGLTVSRICLGTMNFGPHTSEEDSHAIMDAAHEKGINFFDTANVYGRSVGKGATEEIVGRWFAKDPRNREKTVLATKLYGDMDEWPNEGKLSALNIRRALDASLKRLQTDYIDLYQFHHIDRATPWEEIWQAMEVAVQQGKVLYAGSSNFAGWHIAQAQAAAEKRNFTGLVSEQSIYNLIVRDVEREVLPAAQEYGLGVIPWSPLQGGLLGGVIRKENEGVRRTEGRAKEALEKLRPQIEQYETLADELGHEPGDVALAWLLHQPAVTGPIVGPRTMEQLESAVRAVDVKLDDKTLTQLDEIFPGYKTAPEDYAW encoded by the coding sequence ATGGAATTCACTCATCTTGGTCGGACTGGGCTTACTGTTAGCCGGATTTGTCTGGGGACGATGAACTTTGGGCCGCATACGTCCGAAGAGGACTCGCACGCGATCATGGATGCGGCGCATGAGAAGGGGATCAACTTCTTCGACACGGCCAATGTGTACGGGCGGAGTGTGGGGAAGGGCGCGACGGAGGAGATCGTCGGGCGGTGGTTCGCGAAGGACCCGAGGAACCGTGAGAAGACGGTGCTCGCGACCAAGCTGTACGGCGACATGGACGAGTGGCCGAACGAGGGCAAGCTCTCCGCGCTCAACATCCGTCGCGCGCTCGACGCGAGCCTGAAGCGGCTGCAGACGGACTACATCGACCTGTACCAGTTCCACCACATCGACCGCGCGACGCCGTGGGAGGAGATCTGGCAGGCGATGGAGGTCGCCGTACAGCAGGGCAAGGTCCTGTACGCCGGCAGCAGCAACTTCGCCGGCTGGCACATCGCCCAGGCGCAGGCGGCTGCCGAGAAGCGGAACTTCACCGGTCTCGTCAGCGAGCAGTCGATCTACAACCTGATCGTGCGTGACGTGGAGCGCGAGGTGCTGCCGGCCGCGCAGGAGTACGGCCTCGGCGTCATCCCCTGGTCGCCGCTGCAAGGCGGTCTCCTGGGTGGCGTGATCCGTAAGGAGAACGAGGGCGTACGCCGTACCGAAGGTCGTGCCAAGGAAGCGCTGGAGAAGCTGCGGCCGCAGATCGAGCAGTACGAGACGCTCGCCGATGAGCTCGGGCACGAGCCGGGCGACGTGGCGCTCGCGTGGCTCCTCCACCAGCCCGCCGTCACCGGCCCGATCGTTGGCCCGCGGACTATGGAGCAGCTGGAGTCCGCAGTACGCGCCGTCGACGTCAAGCTCGACGACAAGACCCTCACCCAACTCGACGAGATCTTCCCGGGCTACAAGACAGCCCCCGAGGACTACGCCTGGTAA
- the drmA gene encoding DISARM system helicase DrmA — protein sequence MGKGDTSVKPGEKSGSVLDDDQQLESGTSYQVRDEIEELLRRDLLGPWGGEDEALPTGTNPRERYFIGMLGPRHEAQSVVADASDVPDTQIGVEADAREPELPEILTPQSLGRIWASSMGLSFAVPNKVDVLNVRYQWANYERRQVTEEDGKPKRKWQREAHQDEKAIRLDEEPQYRLALTATDESEPGVLLAVTIRPRDGHRVVELALINGQPEPAGGDKDTAWLFQTGLTVTAIDGETAIFLPVEPAATINQVSGAPLEDPEDLHLQLLYRHQHRYANGRNVAVDALVRDGQTAAHQLQTTWLPSHEVPATVAPTDEIFDDLELSMDALGEAEPEQLRVGLSTLVHEYRNWIDERDSEVDALPDRLRPSARAAIDAARTAATRIEAGVSLLTDATAFGHEYALRAFRFANQAMAMQRRHTTLARKRQDEGLTYREALTEIESEGVKAASWRPFQLAFVLLNLPSLTDPAHPERASDPNAIVDLLFFPTGGGKTEAYLGLTAYTLGIRRLQGVVGTGDAKRDGNSGTAVLMRYTLRLLTAQQFQRASALICATEVLRRKDDKTWGSEPFRIGLWVGSAVSPNWYDDAAMQISEARASGDGRHTNVLQVLTCPWCGTQLRTERDLKPDDEARRVYLYCSNGEGADACPFSRCQSSEGLPILTVDEEVYRYAPSLVIATVDKLAQLPWRGFAGHLFGHVTDYCERHGYRHTDLDARTKCGSRHNKSKNGLPAVASRPVAMLRPPDLIIQDELHLISGALGTTVGLFEAAIDQLCTWKFEDKDGKTRSTAPKIVASTATTRRARAQVLGIFARELAVFPPQVSDVRDTFFSRQVGVTPKQPGRRYLGVCAHGVRMKAAEIRLAEILLLAGQTMFDRFGEPADPYMTVVGYFNAIRELAGMRRYLDDDVTTRVRSAGRRMRGISNRIVTRTGMLGIQELTSRISSADISEVLARLEIGFEDDLDTSDRRIAIASEFREALSSSGKGRRSPHDVAHRWGDRRRNSRDPVDVVLATSMLQVGVDVSRFGLMVVTGQPKNTAEYIQATSRVGRDAARPGLVVTLYNWARPRDLAHFEDFAYYHSTFYQQVEALSVTPYTRRALDRGAAATFVTAVRHAQPAFSHDIDAHDVPLDSPVVRDVIERLAARAEHVDGTRGRAHLEERIKAVIDRWNEKKNRPARLAYEAARKDKSNLQPLLERAGAGKWDVLTVGLSMRETEPDINLLIPGGEQLFTPMYAAPSWSFVTSDGTDEHGVGDEDDDGEEGER from the coding sequence ATGGGGAAAGGCGACACCTCGGTGAAGCCCGGCGAGAAATCAGGGTCAGTGCTGGACGACGACCAGCAGCTTGAGAGCGGGACGTCGTACCAGGTTCGGGACGAGATTGAGGAGCTGCTGCGGCGGGACTTGCTTGGCCCGTGGGGTGGGGAGGACGAGGCGCTGCCGACGGGGACGAACCCGCGTGAGCGCTACTTCATCGGGATGCTTGGGCCGCGGCATGAAGCGCAGTCGGTCGTGGCAGACGCAAGCGACGTGCCGGATACACAGATCGGCGTGGAAGCTGACGCAAGAGAGCCCGAACTCCCGGAGATCCTGACCCCGCAGAGCCTGGGGCGGATCTGGGCTTCGTCGATGGGATTGTCGTTCGCAGTACCGAACAAAGTCGACGTACTGAACGTGCGCTACCAGTGGGCCAATTACGAGCGGCGGCAAGTCACCGAAGAGGACGGCAAGCCCAAACGTAAGTGGCAGCGCGAGGCGCACCAGGATGAGAAGGCCATCCGCCTCGATGAGGAGCCGCAGTACCGCCTAGCGCTCACCGCGACTGACGAGTCTGAACCCGGCGTACTGCTGGCCGTCACGATCAGACCGCGGGACGGGCATCGTGTGGTCGAGCTCGCATTGATCAACGGCCAGCCGGAGCCGGCCGGCGGTGACAAGGACACTGCCTGGTTGTTTCAGACAGGCCTCACTGTCACGGCGATCGATGGCGAGACGGCGATCTTTCTTCCAGTCGAGCCGGCCGCGACCATTAACCAGGTAAGCGGTGCTCCGCTAGAGGATCCCGAGGATCTTCACCTGCAGCTGCTCTATCGGCATCAACACCGATACGCCAACGGCCGCAATGTCGCCGTCGACGCTCTGGTCAGAGACGGCCAGACAGCTGCGCATCAGCTGCAGACTACCTGGTTGCCGTCACACGAAGTGCCGGCGACGGTCGCGCCAACTGACGAGATCTTTGATGATCTTGAGCTGTCTATGGATGCACTTGGCGAGGCTGAGCCGGAACAACTTCGCGTTGGTCTGAGCACTCTGGTGCACGAATATCGCAACTGGATTGATGAACGCGACAGCGAGGTTGATGCTCTCCCCGATCGCCTACGGCCATCTGCACGAGCAGCGATCGACGCGGCGCGCACAGCGGCAACTCGGATCGAGGCGGGCGTAAGTCTGCTCACCGATGCGACGGCGTTCGGTCACGAATATGCTCTGAGGGCGTTCAGATTCGCCAACCAGGCGATGGCGATGCAGCGTCGGCACACGACGCTCGCTCGCAAGCGGCAGGACGAGGGCCTCACCTACCGGGAGGCGCTCACGGAGATCGAGAGCGAGGGGGTCAAAGCGGCCTCTTGGCGGCCGTTCCAGCTCGCCTTCGTCCTGCTCAACCTCCCGTCGCTGACTGATCCGGCACACCCCGAGCGTGCATCGGATCCGAACGCGATCGTCGACCTGCTGTTCTTCCCGACCGGTGGTGGTAAGACCGAGGCGTACCTCGGCCTTACGGCATACACGCTCGGGATCCGACGCTTGCAGGGAGTTGTCGGGACGGGCGATGCAAAGCGCGACGGCAACAGTGGCACAGCGGTCTTGATGCGCTACACCCTCAGACTCCTTACTGCACAGCAGTTCCAGCGTGCTTCGGCCCTCATCTGCGCGACTGAGGTTCTTCGCCGGAAGGACGACAAGACATGGGGGAGCGAGCCGTTCCGCATTGGCCTATGGGTCGGCTCGGCTGTTTCACCCAACTGGTATGACGACGCCGCGATGCAGATCTCCGAGGCACGAGCATCCGGGGATGGTCGGCACACGAACGTTCTGCAGGTGCTGACCTGCCCCTGGTGCGGAACCCAGCTTCGAACCGAGCGTGACCTCAAGCCGGACGATGAGGCACGTCGGGTGTACCTCTACTGCTCCAACGGCGAGGGCGCGGATGCCTGCCCGTTCTCTCGCTGCCAAAGCAGTGAAGGCCTTCCGATCCTCACGGTCGACGAAGAGGTCTACCGCTACGCGCCGAGCCTGGTCATCGCTACCGTGGACAAGCTGGCCCAGCTTCCCTGGCGTGGGTTTGCCGGCCACTTGTTCGGTCATGTCACGGACTACTGCGAGAGACATGGATACCGGCATACGGATCTGGACGCCCGAACGAAATGCGGCAGTCGGCACAACAAGAGCAAGAACGGGCTTCCCGCAGTAGCGAGTCGTCCAGTCGCCATGCTCCGTCCGCCGGACCTCATCATCCAGGATGAGCTGCACCTGATCTCAGGAGCGCTCGGTACGACGGTCGGATTGTTTGAGGCAGCCATCGACCAGCTGTGCACGTGGAAGTTTGAGGACAAGGACGGCAAGACCCGCAGCACGGCGCCGAAGATCGTTGCCTCGACGGCGACCACGAGGCGAGCCCGTGCACAGGTGCTAGGCATCTTCGCGCGGGAGCTCGCGGTCTTTCCGCCGCAGGTAAGTGACGTCAGGGATACGTTCTTCTCGCGCCAGGTCGGGGTGACACCCAAGCAGCCCGGCCGGCGGTACCTCGGAGTTTGTGCACACGGCGTGCGTATGAAGGCGGCGGAGATTCGGCTCGCTGAGATCCTGCTGCTTGCCGGCCAGACGATGTTCGACCGCTTTGGTGAGCCGGCCGACCCCTACATGACGGTGGTCGGCTACTTCAACGCAATTCGTGAACTCGCCGGCATGCGTCGGTACCTGGATGACGACGTCACCACTCGCGTACGAAGTGCCGGACGCCGCATGCGAGGCATCTCTAATCGCATCGTGACCAGGACCGGAATGCTCGGCATCCAGGAGCTAACCTCGCGGATATCGTCCGCTGACATCAGCGAGGTACTGGCGCGTCTAGAGATCGGGTTCGAGGATGACCTGGACACCAGCGATCGTCGTATCGCGATCGCCAGCGAGTTTCGTGAGGCGTTGAGTAGCAGCGGCAAGGGGCGACGCAGCCCGCATGACGTTGCTCATCGCTGGGGCGATCGTCGTCGTAACAGTCGCGACCCGGTCGATGTCGTACTTGCCACATCCATGCTGCAGGTTGGGGTCGACGTATCCCGCTTCGGCCTGATGGTTGTCACTGGTCAGCCGAAGAACACGGCTGAATACATCCAGGCCACCTCTCGGGTCGGACGTGATGCAGCAAGACCCGGCCTCGTCGTCACTCTCTACAACTGGGCCCGCCCACGCGATCTTGCGCATTTCGAGGACTTTGCGTACTACCACTCGACCTTCTACCAGCAGGTCGAGGCGCTGTCCGTCACGCCCTACACGAGGCGAGCGCTGGATCGTGGCGCGGCGGCGACTTTCGTCACCGCAGTGCGACACGCACAGCCAGCCTTTTCGCATGACATCGATGCACACGACGTGCCGCTTGATTCGCCGGTGGTTCGGGACGTGATCGAGCGGCTGGCAGCGCGGGCAGAGCATGTCGATGGAACCCGTGGGCGGGCTCACCTCGAGGAGAGGATCAAAGCGGTCATCGACCGCTGGAACGAGAAGAAGAACCGGCCCGCAAGGCTCGCTTACGAAGCAGCGCGCAAGGATAAATCCAACTTGCAGCCGTTGCTGGAGCGAGCAGGTGCAGGGAAGTGGGACGTCCTGACGGTGGGCCTCTCCATGCGCGAGACGGAGCCTGACATCAACCTACTCATTCCCGGAGGTGAGCAGCTCTTCACGCCGATGTATGCCGCACCGTCCTGGTCATTTGTCACATCGGATGGAACGGACGAGCATGGCGTGGGCGACGAAGACGATGACGGTGAGGAGGGGGAGCGATGA
- the drmB gene encoding DUF1998 domain-containing protein: protein MSARHIRRVGSVRPSHLMFTSGVGALVDLPNFSVLVQGLDEWRDIGVPTESLTLAEVPPHLLRAVRKLAGRSVKELRPAPWAPLTDQMRGEDPSLRIGVPVIPFPGWLRCTACNELAAIPSGAFQFENSRVRRPHDARFFHGNCGRKSGGRAPLAVAARFVLTCQSGHLDDFPYAVFVHTGASCPDAEHPRMRMEDRGGMLGANVQITCLACNSSRNIREALGERGKENLPLCRGRHPHLGNNFEKCDKETKLLVVGASNQWFAQTLSALAVPRPGENELQAKVEAHWGTLEGLPGLAMMPYMRTVVPALREFEKWTDGEIWDAIESQRGAVEQAGTEDAYADLLAPEWAVFTADRAPEPSDDFTIARLPNGVPAMLKDVLADVVQVERLREVRALVGFTRLDAPDPEDPDLVTRAPLSRGEPTWLPGSEVRGEGIFLRLPEDLVAGWQARVESSTELRLHLDAYGRFRENRYSDRLPHGFDPLEHWPGARYIALHTFSHLLIRTIALECGYNSASLSERIYTTTETGEARAGILIYTAVPDAEGTLGGLVSQAEAGTLERIVRQALHGAMHCSSDPLCAERLPHKPADFLHGAACHVCLFLSETTCERGNRFLDRRFVVPIDSSILALFQELP from the coding sequence ATGAGCGCCAGACACATACGCCGCGTAGGCTCAGTTCGCCCAAGCCATTTGATGTTCACCAGCGGCGTTGGTGCACTGGTCGATCTGCCGAACTTTTCAGTTCTGGTTCAAGGACTCGACGAGTGGCGCGACATCGGAGTACCGACTGAATCGCTGACGTTGGCCGAGGTCCCACCGCATCTGCTCCGAGCGGTGCGCAAACTGGCCGGCCGCTCGGTGAAGGAGCTTCGCCCGGCACCGTGGGCTCCTTTGACCGACCAGATGCGCGGCGAAGACCCGTCGCTACGGATCGGGGTTCCCGTCATACCGTTTCCGGGTTGGTTGCGCTGCACTGCATGCAATGAGCTGGCGGCGATCCCGTCTGGCGCGTTCCAGTTCGAGAACAGCCGAGTACGACGCCCTCACGATGCTCGCTTCTTCCACGGCAACTGCGGACGCAAGAGCGGCGGTCGCGCCCCTCTCGCCGTTGCCGCTCGATTCGTGTTGACCTGTCAGTCCGGCCATCTGGACGATTTCCCGTACGCCGTGTTCGTCCACACGGGAGCGAGCTGCCCCGACGCTGAGCACCCGCGGATGCGGATGGAAGACCGCGGCGGCATGCTCGGCGCGAATGTGCAGATTACTTGCCTCGCCTGCAACTCCAGCCGGAATATTCGCGAGGCGCTCGGGGAGCGGGGCAAGGAGAACCTGCCACTCTGTCGGGGCCGTCATCCGCACCTGGGCAACAACTTCGAGAAATGCGATAAGGAGACCAAGCTTCTCGTGGTGGGTGCGTCGAACCAGTGGTTTGCGCAGACCTTGAGTGCTCTTGCTGTGCCGAGGCCCGGCGAGAACGAGCTCCAGGCCAAGGTGGAGGCTCACTGGGGCACTTTGGAAGGTCTGCCAGGTTTGGCGATGATGCCGTATATGCGGACCGTCGTACCGGCTCTTCGAGAATTCGAGAAATGGACCGACGGTGAGATCTGGGACGCGATCGAAAGCCAGCGCGGGGCAGTCGAACAGGCTGGCACAGAGGATGCCTACGCTGACCTACTCGCTCCGGAGTGGGCTGTATTCACGGCTGACCGTGCACCGGAACCGTCCGACGATTTTACGATCGCACGGTTGCCCAATGGCGTACCGGCAATGCTCAAGGACGTGCTTGCCGACGTAGTACAGGTCGAGCGTCTCCGTGAGGTTCGTGCTTTGGTCGGTTTCACCAGGCTCGATGCGCCGGACCCAGAGGATCCTGATCTCGTCACCAGGGCGCCGCTCTCCCGTGGAGAGCCGACCTGGCTCCCAGGTTCTGAGGTACGCGGAGAGGGCATCTTCCTTCGCCTGCCTGAGGATCTGGTGGCCGGTTGGCAGGCGCGAGTCGAATCGTCGACTGAGCTTCGTCTGCACCTGGATGCCTATGGGCGCTTCCGCGAGAATCGATACTCCGATCGACTTCCGCACGGATTTGACCCGCTTGAGCATTGGCCTGGGGCGCGCTACATCGCGCTGCATACGTTCTCTCACCTCCTGATTCGGACGATTGCGCTCGAGTGCGGCTACAACTCCGCGAGTCTGTCCGAGCGGATCTATACGACGACGGAAACCGGTGAAGCGCGTGCCGGGATCCTGATCTACACCGCGGTTCCGGACGCGGAGGGGACGCTTGGCGGATTGGTCTCCCAGGCCGAGGCGGGCACTCTGGAACGGATCGTTCGGCAGGCGCTCCACGGCGCAATGCATTGCTCGTCGGACCCGCTCTGCGCCGAGCGTCTTCCCCACAAACCGGCTGACTTTCTGCACGGTGCCGCGTGCCATGTGTGCTTGTTCCTGTCCGAGACCACCTGCGAGCGCGGTAACCGTTTCCTCGACCGCCGATTCGTCGTACCGATTGACAGTTCGATTCTGGCGCTGTTCCAGGAACTGCCGTGA